Below is a window of Pseudoalteromonas undina DNA.
ACGATACTAGCAGCGTAGTGGGGGCATCGGCTACTTATGGTGCAGTGGCACTGAGTATTGCCACTACGGTAAAATTGACCCGTGCGATGTGGATCATTCCTTATACAGCGGTTGCGGGAGTGTTTATGCGCTCTGATGAAAAGGCGAGTATTCCTTTATTTATTGTGGGCTTTTTATTAGCCGCATTAATTAATACTTATATGCCGTCGTTTTCATCGACATGGGAGCTTATTAATAGTGCAGCCAAGCAATTATTAGTGGTTACACTGTTTTTAATTGGCAGTGGTTTGTCACTATCGGTTCTTAAGCAAGCAGGTATAAAACCATTTTTGATGGCAATTACTTTGTGGGTTATAGTCAGCAGCACTATTTTATTATTAATTATAGATGGATTCATATAATGAAACGTAATCTGAGTATTACAGCAATCAGCAGTGTGTTATTTGCTGTTTTTTCTAGCAGCCCTGTATTAGCTGAATCGCTACGCGTAGCAACCTTCAATGTTAGTATGGATGCCACTAATTACACCGCAAAAAATCAACAAGTAAAAAGTGATGCATTGGTAAACGCACTGCGTTCAAATCACCAACAAATTAAAAATATTGCTGAAATAATCCAGCGCGTCCGCCCAGATGTAGTACTACTCAATGAGTTTGACTACATTCCAAAAGAGCAAGGTATCGAGTATTTTAAAAGCCATTATTTAAATGTAGGGCAAAATAATCAAGCAGCAATTGATTACCCATACGTTTACATTGCCCCCGTTAATACTGGCTTAGCAACTGAGTTTGACTTGGACAATAACGGCAAAAAAACTGGGGTAATGGGTGATGCACAGGGCTTTGGTTTTTTTGAAGGCCATTACGCAATGGCGTTTTTATCTCGCTACCCGATTGATTTTGACAACATCAGAACCCTGCAAACCTTTAAGCACAAAGATTTACCTAATGTACAAATGCCGGTTGACCCAAAAACTAATACCAATTGGTATAACGATGAAGAGTGGAATACTTTACGTTTAAGCTCTAAATCTTTTTGGGATATACCCGTAAAAGTAAACGATAAAGTAGTCCATATGCTAGCGTCGCACCCAACACCACCTGTGTTTGATGGCGAAGAAGACAGAAACGGTATTCGTAACCATGATGAAATTAGGCTTATTGCCGATTACGTTAATAACGAAAGTTACCTTTATGATGATAATGGTAAAAAGGGTGGGCTTGCAGCAAAATCGCGATTTGTGATTTTAGGTGATCTAAATGCCGCACCTGAAGGTGATAAAAAGCGTACTAATACTACTGATCAAATACTTAAAAGCCCATTGATTAACGCTGGTTTTATTCCAACCAGTGAGGGCGCAAAAGAGCAATACCCGCAAGCTTATGCTAAAAACTATACCGCTAATTGGCAAGCACGCGTTGATTACGTTTTGCCTTCAAACTATGGGTTAACCATTAAAGGTGGTGGTGTTTTTTGGCCGAAAAAACAAAGCGAATTATATCGTTTAATTAAAGATAGAAATGCATCAAGCGACCACCGATTAGTCTGGCTTGATTTAACGATTGAATAAACGGGTTACTCACCCCGATATCAGCGTTGTTTATCTTAAATAATTGCAATTATAAAGGTGCTTCTGCTTAAATATGGTTAATTATAATAACCGTCAAGAAGCACTATGATTTTTAAATTCTCATCTTCTAAAACACTTGTTGCAATCGCTGTTGCATCAAGTGTTATGTTAGCGGGTTGTACAGCAACCGCTACAACTTCTACTGACTCATCTATTCAAACAAATACCACCGTTGCTATTGTTGTTAACACGCCCGCAGATTTGGGCGATTCAAAAATTACCCTTGAACAAGCGATGGCTCACCCTGATTGGATTGGACGCCAACCGCAAAGCGCTTTTTGGAGTGCAGATTCAAGTACCATCATTTACGCGCGTAAGCAGCAAGGTAGTGAGCTAAGAGATTTATTCGCTCAAGCTGTAAACTCACAAACAGCAGAGCAAGTGGCACTAGAAAAATTACACAGTGTTGGTTCAAGTAAAGCTGTTTTTTCAAACGATAAATCACTTCAAGCTTATGTGTTTGAGGGTAATGTATTTATCAAAAACGTAAAATCAGGCGCAATTAAACAAATTACGCAAAGCTCTGCGACAGAGTCAAAACCACAATTTTTAAACGACGGTAACTTAGCGTATCGCCAAGGTAATATCTTTTTTAAAGTAGATTTAACCACAGGTTTAACCCGTGAAATTGCCAACTTAAAACTGTCTGATAAACCACAAGGCGTAAAAGAACCATCAACTTATATTGCCAAAGAGCAACATAAGCTGATTGATTACATTGCACTACAGCACAAAAATAAACAAGACAAGCATGCGCGTAAAGAGCAAGTAAAAGCTAATAACAGCTCAATTGCTAACACCCATTATTATTTAGGCGATGGCAACACGGTTGATGAAGCCGAGCTTTCTCCAAATGGCGATGCGTTAATTGTTGTAGTACAAGAAAAAAGCTCATGGCGTGGTGAAGGCGATATTATGCCTAATTACATCACTGATGATGCGACGATAGAGCCTAAAAAAGTTCGCCGTCGCGTAGCTGATTCTAAAGAGCAAACCTCAGAGCTTGTTTATATTAACCTTGCAGATCAAAGCCAAACCACATTAGGCTTTAATACCTTACCTGGTTTTGATGAAGATGTACTTGCTGAGGTTAAAAAAGAAAACTTCGCCCGTGAAGGTAAAACCTATAAATCTAAAAAACAACCTCGTGGTATAAACGTTATTTCAGATTGGGGTTGGAATCAATCACCGATCAGCTGGAACGATGATGGTAGCCAAGTAGCGATTATGCTTGAAGCATGGGATAACAAAGATCGTTGGTTAGCTACTGTAGATTTTGAAAATAACAAACTTGTCTCTCAACATCGACTACATGACGACGCATGGATTGCGTATGCGTTTAACGACTTTGGTTGGTTAAATGATTCCAATACTTTGTATTACTTATCAGAAGAGTCGGGCTATAGTCAACTTTATAAAAAGCCACTTGATGGTAAAGCCACTGCGCTTACCATGGGTAAATTTGAAGTATCTAATTTAACCCTTACTGATGACAATAGTGCTATTTACTATAAAGCGAATATTGAGCATCCAGGCCTTTATGAAATATACCGCGTTAACCCACAAACAGGTGATAGCGAGCAAGTAACAGACTTAAACGGCATGACGGATTACACTTTAAGCCCTGATCAGTCTAAGTTATTATTAAAGCACTCTAAAATTACCATGCCGACTGAACTTTATGTGGCTGAGGCTAAAGCAAACACAACGGCAACTCGTTTAACTAACACGGTATCTGACGCGTTCTTAGCTAAAAAACTAACGGCGCCTAAAATTGTTGCTGTACCTTCAAGCCATACAGAACAGCCAATATACGCCAAAGTTTATTACCCAGCGGATTACCAAGAAGGTGAAACAGGTAAAAACCGTAAAGCGGTTATTTTTAACCATGGTGCCGGTTACCTGCAAAATTCACACATGGGTTGGTCTGGTTACTTTCGCGAATTTATGTTCCATTCATTACTTGCCGATGAAGGTTACGTAGTGATGGATATGGATTACCGAGCATCAAAGGGGTATGGCCGAGATTGGCGTACTGCTATTTACCGCCAAATGGGAACACCTGAAACACAAGATTTAGCTGATGGCGTAAAATGGATGGCTGAAAATGCTAACGTTGATACTCAAGCGGTTGGTACTTACGGTGGTTCATACGGCGGATTTATGACCTTTATGGCGTTATTTACCGCGCCAGACTTGTTTCAATCAGGTGCTGCGCTTCGCCCTGTGACTGATTGGGCACATTATAATACAGGCTATACTTCTAACATTTTGAATCACCCAGATGTTGACCCAATTGCTTATGAGCGTAGTTCACCTATTTACTATGCAGAAGGGCTTAAAAAGCATTTATTAATAAATGCGCCGATGGTTGATGATAATGTATTTTTTCAAGATTCAATTCGTTTAGTACAGCGTTTGATAGAACTTGAGAAAGAAAACTTTGAAACAGCAATCTTTCCAGTAGAGCCGCATGGTTTTGTGCAGCCTTCGAGCTGGTTAGATGAATACCGTCGAATTTATAAGCTGTTTAAAGAAACACTATAAATAGCGGTAAGTTAATAAAAAAACGCCACAATGTGGCGTTTTTTTATTCTTTATTTTTGCTGATGAATTTAATAATTAAAGGAACGCCCAACAATGCGCCGCCAATCGCGCCAATTAAATGTGCATCAACAGCCACCGTTGAGTTTATCAATGCGCCTATATCAGCACTAGGGCCATTTATTTGTTCAGCGATTAGCTTTACCCACACACCAATAAACAACACATAACCCGATTTAAGTCCAACAGTGATATCTTTTATGGCTCCCCAAATGATCACGCCATGCAAAACTGCACTAAGCCCTGTGTAAATTGTAATTGTGGGGCAAAACCAAAAAACACCTAAGCCACACCAAATTGCCAATGTGGCAATATTAAAGCTATATCTGCTTGGGGATGTGTACTCACCATGCAATAACCAAATAAGCGCGATACCGGCACAATTCAGCCCTAAGTGCGCCCAATTGGCATGTACAAATTGGCTGGTAAACAAACGCCACAGTTGGCCTTGTTCAATCAGTTGACGATTAAATTCAAGTTCGTTGTTTATACCCAGCCATGCTAAGAAAGTACTTAATACAATTAAACATAAGGGAGGGAAAACATAGCGCGGCTGAAGAGGTAAATTAAGCATTTAGCGATCATTTTTATATTTATTTTTGCATATTGTGCCTGTTTAACTTTAAGATGCCAATTATCTTCCATGCAATTTAAGTTTATTAAGTGATTATGAATTTTAAGCTCAACTGTTTATTCGCACTGACTCTAAGTGCCTTGTCTTTTCCTTTGTTTGCACAAAACGCTAGCACAATTGAAACACGTGAACCTGAAGCGGCCACAGGTGTTGTACATAAGCAATTAGTGGCTGGCGATAAGTACATGGTAGCCGCCGCTAATCCGTATGCTTCACAAGCAGGTAAAGCCATTTTAGCGCAAGGCGGCAGTGCGGTTGATGCCGCTATTGCCACCCAATTAGTACTTACATTAGTTGAGCCGCAATCATCAGGTATTGGCGGTGGTACCTTTATGATGTATTACAATAAAGCTAATAATAAACTCACCAGCTTTGATGGCCGTGAAACCGCGCCGAGTAATGCCGATGAAAACCTGTTTTTAAATAAACACGGCAACGCAGTAAAATGGATTGAAGCGGTTGTAGGTGGGCGCTCTGTAGGCGTACCCGGTATTTTACATGCATTTGCCAGCGCTCATAAACAGTATGGCACCTTACCTTGGGCT
It encodes the following:
- a CDS encoding endonuclease/exonuclease/phosphatase family protein — encoded protein: MKRNLSITAISSVLFAVFSSSPVLAESLRVATFNVSMDATNYTAKNQQVKSDALVNALRSNHQQIKNIAEIIQRVRPDVVLLNEFDYIPKEQGIEYFKSHYLNVGQNNQAAIDYPYVYIAPVNTGLATEFDLDNNGKKTGVMGDAQGFGFFEGHYAMAFLSRYPIDFDNIRTLQTFKHKDLPNVQMPVDPKTNTNWYNDEEWNTLRLSSKSFWDIPVKVNDKVVHMLASHPTPPVFDGEEDRNGIRNHDEIRLIADYVNNESYLYDDNGKKGGLAAKSRFVILGDLNAAPEGDKKRTNTTDQILKSPLINAGFIPTSEGAKEQYPQAYAKNYTANWQARVDYVLPSNYGLTIKGGGVFWPKKQSELYRLIKDRNASSDHRLVWLDLTIE
- a CDS encoding prolyl oligopeptidase family serine peptidase; this encodes MIFKFSSSKTLVAIAVASSVMLAGCTATATTSTDSSIQTNTTVAIVVNTPADLGDSKITLEQAMAHPDWIGRQPQSAFWSADSSTIIYARKQQGSELRDLFAQAVNSQTAEQVALEKLHSVGSSKAVFSNDKSLQAYVFEGNVFIKNVKSGAIKQITQSSATESKPQFLNDGNLAYRQGNIFFKVDLTTGLTREIANLKLSDKPQGVKEPSTYIAKEQHKLIDYIALQHKNKQDKHARKEQVKANNSSIANTHYYLGDGNTVDEAELSPNGDALIVVVQEKSSWRGEGDIMPNYITDDATIEPKKVRRRVADSKEQTSELVYINLADQSQTTLGFNTLPGFDEDVLAEVKKENFAREGKTYKSKKQPRGINVISDWGWNQSPISWNDDGSQVAIMLEAWDNKDRWLATVDFENNKLVSQHRLHDDAWIAYAFNDFGWLNDSNTLYYLSEESGYSQLYKKPLDGKATALTMGKFEVSNLTLTDDNSAIYYKANIEHPGLYEIYRVNPQTGDSEQVTDLNGMTDYTLSPDQSKLLLKHSKITMPTELYVAEAKANTTATRLTNTVSDAFLAKKLTAPKIVAVPSSHTEQPIYAKVYYPADYQEGETGKNRKAVIFNHGAGYLQNSHMGWSGYFREFMFHSLLADEGYVVMDMDYRASKGYGRDWRTAIYRQMGTPETQDLADGVKWMAENANVDTQAVGTYGGSYGGFMTFMALFTAPDLFQSGAALRPVTDWAHYNTGYTSNILNHPDVDPIAYERSSPIYYAEGLKKHLLINAPMVDDNVFFQDSIRLVQRLIELEKENFETAIFPVEPHGFVQPSSWLDEYRRIYKLFKETL
- the rrtA gene encoding rhombosortase, with protein sequence MLNLPLQPRYVFPPLCLIVLSTFLAWLGINNELEFNRQLIEQGQLWRLFTSQFVHANWAHLGLNCAGIALIWLLHGEYTSPSRYSFNIATLAIWCGLGVFWFCPTITIYTGLSAVLHGVIIWGAIKDITVGLKSGYVLFIGVWVKLIAEQINGPSADIGALINSTVAVDAHLIGAIGGALLGVPLIIKFISKNKE